One segment of Choloepus didactylus isolate mChoDid1 chromosome 15, mChoDid1.pri, whole genome shotgun sequence DNA contains the following:
- the LOC119510244 gene encoding vacuolar ATPase assembly integral membrane protein VMA21 has protein sequence MERFDKAALNALQPPEFRTESSLASTLKTLLFFTALMITVPIGLYFTTKSYVFEGALGMSNRDSYFYAAIVAVVAVHVVLALFVYVAWNEGSRQWREGKQD, from the coding sequence ATGGAGCGTTTTGATAAGGCGGCGTTGAACGCACTGCAGCCGCCCGAGTTCAGAACTGAAAGTTCATTAGCATCTACCCTGAAGACGCTCCTGTTCTTCACTGCTTTAATGATCACTGTTCCTATTGGGTTATATTTCACGACTAAATCTTACGTATTTGAAGGCGCCTTGGGGATGTCTAATAGGGACAGCTATTTTTATGCTGCTATTGTTGCAGTGGTTGCCGTCCACGTGGTGCTGGCCCTCTTTGTGTACGTGGCCTGGAATGAAGGCTCACGGCAGTGGCGGGAAGGCAAACAGGATTAA